In the Manis javanica isolate MJ-LG chromosome 12, MJ_LKY, whole genome shotgun sequence genome, one interval contains:
- the LOC140845032 gene encoding uncharacterized protein, with protein MTSLYLLTLLLTLETPTQGVLRWGILSAFPKPMPVRFNAAVFPRFFTTNTSMNLPYLVKDTLVAPLGENRSFVTNGSLCFTTQNLAGCISLKRKKYGWFSDIILEASSLPVMSAKFEGPNKEGSPSYKNMTIHQMVLWINGTFVHSPRNNSTDRPRQPKYASHCVSDYEGELWPWTDCQSTVVTWATERQEFTISPDMEGRPANEAWWPVKVLEGEFRQQLSMNPFHKWMLCGVNGSCTDLSPFSALQGGGIGVKNITFWCENNHMRAHWNMIMTHNNENYTCSAKSGPESPNSLFPPSPVCVYPPFLFILSNSSFDSCSNETCFLSQCWDARNFTNALVVRIPRWVPVPVDAPNTMTLFRERRDFGVTAAIVLLISATAVAATAAGIALDTSIKSATELNNLAASVASALDQQSTLDGKLKGGIMILNQCIDLVEEQMEVLWQMAQLGCEQKYRALCITSIQYKNFTRAANLSRDLSQYLSGNWSQDFDGTLEELRREIIHINSTRLDISVAEGLSS; from the coding sequence atgacttcgctgtacctcctgaccctgctcctgacactggagaccccgactcagggagtattgagatggggaatcctgtctgcctttcctaagcctatgcctgtccgtttcaatgcagccgtttttccgcgctttttcactaccaatactagtatgaacttgccctacttagttaaagacaccctagtagctcccctgggagaaaaccgatccttcgtaactaatgggtcattatgcttcaccactcagaatctagctggctgtatctccctgaaacggaagaaatacggatggttcagtgacataattctagaggccagtagcctccccgttatgtcagctaaatttgaagggcctaataaggaagggagcccgtcctataagaacatgactatccaccagatggttctctggatcaatggcacatttgtacactctcccaggaacaattccaccgacaggcctcgtcaacccaaatatgcctcccattgtgtgagcgactatgagggagagctgtggccctggactgactgtcagtcaactgtagtaacgtgggcaactgagaggcaggagtttaccatctccccagatatggagggacggccagccaatgaggcttggtggccagtaaaggtgctcgaaggcgagtttcgtcagcagctgagcatgaaccccttccataaatggatgctgtgtggagtcaatggctcgtgtaccgacctctcccccttttccgccctccagggtgggggaatcggtgtaaaaaatatcaccttttggtgcgagaataaccacatgcgcgcacactggaacatgatcatgacccataacaacgagaactacacgtgttcagcaaaatcaggtccagagtcacctaattccctttttccaccttctccagtatgcgtataccccccatttctgtttatcttatccaatagtagctttgactcctgctccaatgaaacctgctttctgtctcagtgttgggatgcgcgtaactttaccaatgctttggtagtccgcatcccccgttgggtccctgttcccgtagacgcccctaacaccatgactctgtttcgagaaaggcgcgatttcggtgttacagccgccatagtgctcctgatctccgcgaccgcggtcgcagccaccgccgctggtatagctttagacacctccatcaaatcagctacagagctcaataaccttgcagcctcagtagcttctgccctggaccaacagtccacacttgatggcaaactgaaaggaggaataatgatcctcaatcaatgcatagatctcgtggaggaacaaatggaagtgctctggcaaatggcccaattgggatgtgagcagaaatatcgtgccctctgcatcactagcattcaatataaaaattttacacgggcagctaatctgtcacgagacctgtcccagtatctttcaggaaactggtcccaagacttcgatgggacactagaagagctgcggcgagaaattatccacatcaactccacccgtctagatatctccgtagcggaaggactctcttcctag